A genomic region of Populus nigra chromosome 11, ddPopNigr1.1, whole genome shotgun sequence contains the following coding sequences:
- the LOC133667971 gene encoding uncharacterized protein LOC133667971: protein MGQAFRKLFDTFFGNTEMRVVMLGLDAAGKTTILYKLHIGEVLSTVPTIGFNVEKVQYKNVVFTVWDVGGQEKLRPLWRHYFNNTDGLIYVVDSLDRERIGRAKAEFQTIVKDPFMLNSIILVFANKQDMKGAMTPMEVCEGLGLFELQNRKWHIQGTCALRGDGLYEGLDWLSGTFKEMRAAGYSSVGTSSF from the exons ATGGGTCAAGCCTTTCGCAAGCTCTTCGACACCTTTTTCGGCAATACCGAGATGCGG GTTGTCATGCTCGGACTCGATGCAGCCGGTAAAACTACCATACTTTACAAGTTGCACATTGGAGAAGTGTTATCCACTGTCCCTACAATTG GGTTCAACGTGGAGAAAGTTCAGTATAAGAATGTGGTGTTCACCGTTTGGGATGTTGGTGGACAAGAGAAACTAAGGCCGCTCTGGAGGCATTACTTCAATAACACCGATGGGCTG ATATATGTTGTTGATTCGTTGGACCGGGAGAGAATTGGAAGAGCTAAGGCAGAATTTCAG ACCATCGTCAAAGATCCATTTATGCTCAACAGTATCATCTTGGTGTTTGCCAACAAACAGGACATG AAAGGAGCAATGACCCCGATGGAAGTATGCGAAGGACTAGGTCTTTTCGAACTCCAGAACAGAAAATGGCACATACAGGGGACTTGCGCTCTCAGGGGAGATGGACTTTATGAGGGCCTGGACTGGTTATCTGGAACTTTTAAAGAGATGAGAGCTGCAGGATACTCTTCAGTGGGCACCTCATCATTCTAA